The Canis lupus familiaris isolate Mischka breed German Shepherd chromosome X, alternate assembly UU_Cfam_GSD_1.0, whole genome shotgun sequence genome has a segment encoding these proteins:
- the LOC612447 gene encoding chromobox protein homolog 3-like, with amino-acid sequence MASNKTTLQKKIGKKQNGKSKKVEEAEPEEFVVENLLDHRVVNGKVEYFLKWKGFIDADYTWEPEENLDCPGLTETFLNSQKVGKEKDGTKRKSLSDSKSHDSKSKKKRDAMRSKNANKPRGFARGLDPERIIGATDSSGELMFLMKWKDSDEADLVLAKEANMKCSQIVIVFYEERLTCHSCPEDEAQ; translated from the exons ATGGCCTCCAATAAAActacattgcaaaaaaaaattggaaagaaacagaatggaaagagTAAAAAAGTAGAAGAGGCGGAGCCTGAAGAATTTGTGGTGGAAAACCTACTGGACCACCGTGTAGTGAATGGGAAAGTGGAGTATTTCCTGAAGTGGAAGGGATTTATAGATGCTGACTATACTTGGGAACCTGAAGAAAATTTAGACTGTCCAGGGTTAACTGAAACATTTCTTAATTCTCAAAAAGTTGGTAAAGAAAAAGAtggtacaaaaagaaaatctttatctgACAGCAAATCACATGATagcaaatcaaagaagaaaagagatgctATGAGAAGCAAAAAT GCTAATAAACCAAGAGGCTTTGCCAGAGGTCTTGATCCTGAACGAATAATTGGTGCCACAGACAGCAGTGGAGAATTAATGTTTCTCATGAAATGGAAAGATTCAGATGAGGCAGACTTGGTGCTGGCAAAAGAGGCAAATATGAAATGTTCTCAAATTGTAATTGTGTTTTATGAAGAGAGACTAACTTGTCATTCTTGTCCAGAAGATGAAGCTCAGTAA